One part of the uncultured Bacteroides sp. genome encodes these proteins:
- a CDS encoding glycoside hydrolase family 88 protein codes for MTESEMIRCPQSWQLDFQPKLKWDYCHGLELGAILDVYDMYGDKKLFNYALSYADTMTYEDGSIETYNPNELSLDRINTGKFYFRIYEQTKNEKYKKALDLLRKQFDSQPRTSEGGFWHKKVYPHQMWLDGIYMGSPFYAEYAFRNNRPQDYTDIIKQFVVIARHTYDPVTGLYRHAWDESREQKWADKKTGQSAHCWGRAMGWYAMALVDALDYIPKHEAGRDSMLNILNNVATQIKKYQDKKTGLWYQVIDRSGDKGNYLESSCSTMFVYTLFKAVRMGYIDKSYLQVAEKGYKGILRDFIEVDKQGVVSITKACAVAGLGGNPYRAGDYEYYINEKIRSNDPKAVGPFILASLEWERLHK; via the coding sequence ATGACAGAATCAGAAATGATTCGTTGCCCCCAATCCTGGCAATTGGATTTTCAGCCAAAGCTGAAATGGGACTATTGTCATGGATTAGAACTTGGAGCAATACTTGATGTGTACGATATGTATGGTGATAAAAAGTTATTTAACTATGCATTGTCTTATGCTGATACAATGACTTATGAAGATGGTAGCATTGAAACATATAATCCAAATGAACTTAGTTTGGATCGTATAAATACTGGTAAATTCTATTTTCGTATCTATGAACAAACGAAAAATGAGAAATACAAAAAAGCACTTGATCTTTTAAGAAAGCAGTTCGATAGCCAGCCTAGAACTTCAGAAGGAGGCTTTTGGCACAAGAAGGTTTATCCTCATCAGATGTGGCTGGATGGTATTTATATGGGATCTCCTTTTTATGCAGAATATGCTTTCCGCAATAACCGTCCTCAGGATTATACTGACATAATAAAACAGTTTGTTGTAATTGCCCGACATACTTACGATCCTGTAACAGGTCTTTATCGTCATGCATGGGATGAAAGTCGTGAACAAAAATGGGCAGACAAGAAAACCGGTCAGAGTGCTCATTGCTGGGGGCGTGCTATGGGATGGTATGCTATGGCACTTGTTGATGCTCTTGATTATATTCCAAAACATGAAGCCGGTCGAGATTCAATGCTAAACATACTTAATAATGTTGCAACTCAAATAAAAAAATACCAGGATAAGAAAACCGGCCTCTGGTATCAGGTCATAGATAGAAGTGGTGATAAGGGAAACTATTTGGAATCTTCTTGTTCTACTATGTTTGTCTATACATTGTTCAAAGCTGTCAGAATGGGATATATTGATAAGTCTTATCTGCAGGTAGCCGAAAAAGGATATAAAGGAATTCTCCGCGATTTTATTGAAGTTGATAAACAAGGAGTTGTTTCAATAACAAAGGCTTGTGCCGTTGCAGGATTAGGAGGTAATCCTTATCGTGCGGGAGACTATGAATATTATATCAATGAAAAAATCCGTTCTAACGATCCTAAAGCTGTAGGTCCGTTTATTCTGGCTAGTCTTGAATGGGAAAGACTTCATAAGTAA
- a CDS encoding pectinesterase family protein: MTVFCGTAHAQVQDTIVVARDGSGKYRNIQEAVESVRAFMDYTVTIYIKKGIYKEKVVIPSWIKNVVFVGEDANNTIITYDDHANINKMGTFRTYTVKVEGNNITFKNLTIENNAEQLGQAVALHTEGDKLAFINCRFLGNQDTIYTGAEGTRLLFADCYIEGTTDFIFGPSTALFERCTIYSKRNSYVTAASTPKDIKFGYVFKECKLTAAPEVTKVYLGRPWRPYAATIFMNCEFGKHILPVGWHNWNNSENEKTTRYAEYMNTGEGSSIQNRVGWSKQLTKKEAAEYSVEKIFKRSDEWCYYK; the protein is encoded by the coding sequence ATGACTGTTTTTTGTGGCACAGCACACGCTCAGGTGCAGGATACAATAGTTGTTGCCCGTGATGGAAGTGGTAAATACAGAAATATTCAGGAAGCAGTAGAAAGCGTACGTGCTTTTATGGATTACACGGTTACTATTTATATAAAGAAGGGTATATACAAAGAAAAAGTAGTTATTCCTTCCTGGATTAAAAATGTAGTATTTGTCGGCGAAGATGCAAATAACACAATTATAACTTATGATGATCATGCGAATATAAATAAAATGGGTACATTTCGTACTTATACTGTAAAGGTGGAAGGTAATAATATTACTTTCAAGAACCTGACCATTGAAAATAATGCAGAACAGTTAGGGCAAGCAGTTGCTCTTCATACAGAAGGAGATAAACTGGCATTTATTAATTGTCGATTCCTGGGTAATCAGGATACTATATATACCGGTGCAGAAGGTACTCGTCTTTTGTTTGCCGATTGTTATATAGAAGGAACTACTGATTTTATTTTTGGTCCTTCGACTGCATTATTTGAACGATGTACCATTTACAGCAAACGAAACTCATATGTTACTGCTGCATCTACACCTAAAGATATTAAGTTTGGTTATGTATTTAAAGAATGCAAACTTACAGCTGCTCCCGAAGTTACAAAAGTATACCTGGGCCGTCCATGGAGACCATATGCTGCTACTATTTTTATGAATTGTGAATTTGGAAAACATATTCTTCCTGTAGGATGGCATAATTGGAATAATAGCGAGAATGAGAAAACAACACGTTATGCAGAATATATGAATACCGGTGAGGGTTCTTCTATTCAGAACCGGGTCGGCTGGAGCAAGCAATTAACAAAGAAAGAAGCTGCTGAATATTCTGTAGAGAAGATATTTAAGAGGAGTGATGAGTGGTGTTATTATAAATAG
- a CDS encoding TonB-dependent receptor: MSRKTLARMAIASLLLSIFCLSSFAQSRLVSGVVTDASNSPLIGVNVSIVGTSSGTMTDLDGQYSLSVPANAKLKFSFIGFVTQTVVVGNQTKINIKLVEDAQSLDEVVVIGYGTVKKRDLTGSVSSVKADEIAKVSTSNAIQAMQAKVPGLDIQQSDGQAGSGLSMTLRGNRSISASNSPLILVDGVEYGSTLDLSPSDIESMEVLKDASSTAIYGTKGANGVIIITTKRGKAGKTQVNLNAYVSSNRPTNVPQVMYGRKEVQRLIDKANYQADLASGNWGSSNLTPENVLTESLEDFTELGIYQDNSYTDWADMILKNGLTQNYEASVSGGNENTNFSLSLGAMYEEGLLKNDDQDRYNVKANVDHKISKMFKVGTSLLYTYKNHNARQASVFSQAMKMTTITHAYTADGTLIATPNPRYAAHCNPLLDEVDGAYQKNVETTRFFGNAYLEATPLKNLNLKSMFAVDRSNVRDGVYQDFQSVARYQSPGTGNISSDYSNSTKFTWENTMNYNTNFGGTKHDLSGLLGHSMTQSVYEATSTSGDCGKEHYYKSAFYDLSKITASTTTSSYIKSSMLSFFGRLNYKFDEKYLLTASVRADGSSALADGHKWGYFPSVAGAWRVIDESFLKDTKDWMSNLKLRASWGLSGNAAVDAYSTLTSLSRDNVYYYLGGTDIAGKVPSTMGNTDLTWEKTSAFDFGLDFGFFNNRISGSIDYYLSHTYDLLYYKSVPASYVYPSVLANIGETKGSGLEVALNTLIINSKNFSWDVNWSYATSKDKVTKLSDGVERNISGVTGQIVGQPVSIFYDYETNGCWNVGEYDTYKTAWAERHPGETLGYLSAYGVAGTMKLVDRNDDGKLDDSDKRVYRRTPKHVLGMNNTFTYKDFSLSVLLYARLGGYISYDMNSQLNYETANWGDLDYWTPNNVDAKFPSPGAASTIYSTYATSLKYEKADYLKIKDITLSYNLPTKLISRAGIQKLKLYGSLKNFFTFSGIDNYDAERGGSISFPLSKQVVVGVNVQF; the protein is encoded by the coding sequence ATGAGTAGAAAAACGCTAGCCAGAATGGCAATTGCATCTCTCTTGTTGAGTATCTTTTGCTTATCTTCTTTTGCACAGAGTCGTTTGGTCTCCGGTGTTGTCACAGATGCAAGTAATAGCCCATTAATAGGAGTAAATGTTTCTATCGTGGGTACGTCAAGCGGAACAATGACCGATCTTGATGGACAATATTCACTTTCTGTCCCAGCAAACGCAAAACTAAAGTTCTCTTTTATTGGTTTTGTAACACAAACCGTAGTTGTAGGTAATCAGACTAAAATCAACATTAAACTTGTTGAGGATGCACAAAGTCTTGATGAGGTTGTAGTAATTGGTTATGGTACTGTAAAGAAGCGTGACTTAACCGGATCTGTATCTTCTGTGAAAGCAGATGAAATAGCAAAGGTTTCAACAAGTAATGCTATCCAGGCCATGCAGGCTAAGGTGCCGGGGTTAGATATTCAGCAATCAGACGGTCAGGCTGGTTCTGGTTTATCAATGACTCTTCGTGGTAACCGCTCTATTTCAGCATCAAATAGTCCTCTGATTCTGGTAGATGGAGTTGAATATGGATCGACTCTTGATCTAAGTCCATCTGATATTGAATCTATGGAAGTATTAAAAGATGCTTCTTCTACAGCAATCTATGGAACTAAGGGAGCAAATGGTGTTATCATTATTACAACAAAACGTGGTAAGGCAGGTAAAACACAGGTAAACCTGAATGCTTATGTATCTTCAAACAGACCTACAAATGTTCCACAAGTTATGTATGGAAGAAAAGAAGTACAACGTTTGATTGATAAAGCAAACTATCAGGCAGACTTAGCCTCAGGTAATTGGGGATCAAGTAACCTTACTCCAGAAAATGTATTGACTGAAAGTCTTGAGGATTTCACAGAATTAGGAATCTATCAGGATAATTCATATACAGACTGGGCAGATATGATTCTTAAGAATGGTTTGACTCAGAATTATGAAGCTTCAGTATCCGGTGGAAACGAAAATACAAATTTCAGCCTTTCTTTAGGTGCTATGTATGAAGAAGGCTTGTTGAAGAATGATGATCAGGATCGTTATAATGTGAAAGCAAATGTTGATCATAAAATTAGCAAGATGTTTAAAGTAGGTACCAGCTTACTATATACATATAAAAACCACAATGCACGCCAAGCAAGTGTATTCTCACAAGCGATGAAAATGACAACTATTACCCATGCTTATACAGCAGATGGAACATTAATAGCAACTCCTAATCCTCGTTATGCAGCACACTGTAACCCTTTACTTGATGAAGTTGATGGAGCTTATCAAAAAAATGTAGAAACAACACGTTTCTTTGGTAATGCATACCTTGAAGCAACTCCTTTAAAAAATTTAAATTTAAAATCGATGTTTGCGGTTGATCGTAGCAACGTTCGTGATGGTGTTTATCAAGACTTTCAGAGTGTAGCTCGCTACCAATCTCCCGGTACTGGTAATATTTCATCTGATTATTCAAATTCAACCAAATTTACTTGGGAAAATACAATGAACTATAATACAAACTTTGGTGGTACAAAACATGATCTTTCCGGTTTATTAGGACATAGTATGACTCAGAGTGTATATGAAGCAACTTCTACTTCTGGTGATTGCGGCAAAGAACACTATTATAAAAGTGCTTTCTATGATTTATCTAAGATTACTGCGTCTACTACTACAAGTTCTTATATAAAATCTTCAATGTTATCATTTTTTGGACGTCTGAACTATAAATTTGATGAAAAATATTTGCTTACGGCTTCTGTACGTGCAGATGGTTCTTCTGCTTTGGCTGATGGTCATAAATGGGGCTATTTCCCTTCAGTTGCTGGTGCATGGAGAGTTATTGACGAATCATTTTTGAAAGATACAAAAGATTGGATGTCAAACTTAAAGCTTCGCGCATCTTGGGGACTTTCAGGTAATGCTGCTGTTGATGCTTATAGCACATTGACTTCATTAAGTCGTGATAATGTTTATTATTACTTAGGTGGTACAGACATCGCTGGAAAAGTTCCTAGTACAATGGGCAATACTGATTTGACTTGGGAAAAGACTTCTGCATTCGATTTTGGTCTTGATTTTGGTTTCTTCAATAATCGCATTTCAGGCAGTATTGATTATTATCTAAGTCATACTTATGATTTGTTATATTATAAAAGCGTTCCGGCTTCATATGTATATCCTAGCGTTTTGGCTAATATCGGTGAAACAAAAGGTAGTGGTCTTGAAGTAGCGTTGAATACATTGATTATTAATTCTAAGAATTTTTCCTGGGATGTAAACTGGTCTTATGCAACATCTAAAGATAAAGTAACTAAATTGTCTGATGGCGTTGAAAGAAACATCAGTGGAGTAACAGGACAAATTGTAGGCCAGCCGGTTTCTATCTTCTATGACTATGAAACAAATGGTTGCTGGAATGTTGGCGAATATGATACTTATAAAACTGCATGGGCAGAACGTCATCCAGGTGAAACACTAGGTTACTTGTCAGCTTATGGAGTTGCCGGAACAATGAAACTTGTTGATCGCAACGATGATGGTAAGTTAGATGATAGTGACAAACGTGTATACAGACGTACTCCTAAACATGTATTAGGTATGAATAATACCTTTACTTATAAAGATTTCTCTTTATCAGTATTATTATATGCTCGTTTAGGTGGATATATTTCTTATGATATGAATTCACAATTGAACTATGAAACAGCAAACTGGGGCGATTTGGATTATTGGACTCCAAATAATGTGGATGCAAAATTCCCAAGTCCGGGTGCAGCAAGTACTATTTATTCAACTTATGCAACTTCTTTGAAGTATGAGAAGGCAGATTATCTGAAGATTAAAGACATAACTCTATCCTACAATTTACCTACAAAATTAATATCCAGAGCAGGTATTCAAAAACTTAAATTGTATGGTTCGTTGAAAAACTTCTTCACATTCAGTGGCATTGATAATTATGATGCAGAGCGTGGTGGATCTATTTCTTTCCCTTTATCAAAGCAAGTTGTAGTTGGTGTTAATGTTCAATTCTAA
- a CDS encoding RagB/SusD family nutrient uptake outer membrane protein, with product MKNKKYILLVASALMLSFSSCSDFLEEDNKAGETADLSYSTSSGVQGLVSSCYSFARGWYGKEAGLGLSEMGTDLFYYGYDNKQKSLNSYNISAVSLDGNSNDNSCLDHYWELFYSAVDVCNNAIYYVPKNTVISETTRNQYMGEAYFMRAFYYLHMVNIWGPIPYNSEPISQILTDPTRVSEEVIYSNILSDLDNSISAFETAGYKVKTDGRSNYWAARALKSRVLLYAASWLGKNSITTNTSYSGKDLYALAQAEAEAVIGSGIASFYNKYEDTWSMNNEDITTNKEAIFGVAYSPEITTTVNCIPYRYKTDSGGDPMEYNSLITRTGYSRGGSAMLLMFVSMWSNGASDLGGNGKEVFVRVLSDEKSHYVTNTVTKQSVDISATYSPYGRGFTRYLPSLYLWNLLEEHRATDQRTAATLLDAYTIAPGLEGSSTKYKSMKDTAIYYCHLDGNSAEGKAKQAWAKNRYRIQFMSGGDIPVFTSSDPATAKPSEAAKTTSDVYGDGRYNSYKIAGWCSYPGIKKFLDNVYDPAYPTWDISDRDAIVIRLAEMYLIKAECQLYTENGTAAMTTINALRQVRAISGKDNSLSGTATLETVLNERAIELCGEQQRWFDLKRTHTLVDHVKKYNAQAAGQIKDYHYLRPIPQSQIDAVTNFSTTSGQGFWQNTGY from the coding sequence ATGAAAAATAAAAAATATATTCTTTTGGTTGCTTCAGCATTAATGTTGAGCTTCTCATCTTGCTCAGACTTCCTTGAGGAAGACAATAAGGCAGGCGAAACTGCCGATCTAAGCTATTCAACTTCTTCAGGAGTTCAAGGCTTAGTATCATCCTGCTATAGTTTTGCTCGTGGCTGGTACGGAAAAGAGGCTGGTCTTGGTTTATCTGAAATGGGCACCGATTTATTCTATTACGGATACGATAACAAGCAAAAATCACTAAACTCTTATAATATATCAGCAGTAAGTCTGGATGGTAATTCAAATGATAATTCATGTTTGGATCATTACTGGGAACTATTTTATAGTGCAGTCGATGTATGTAATAATGCTATCTATTATGTACCTAAAAACACAGTGATTAGCGAAACTACCCGTAATCAGTATATGGGAGAAGCTTATTTTATGCGCGCTTTCTATTACTTACATATGGTTAATATCTGGGGACCTATTCCTTATAATAGTGAACCAATCTCTCAAATATTAACAGATCCTACCCGTGTATCGGAAGAGGTGATATATAGCAATATTTTGTCCGATCTTGATAACTCTATATCTGCATTTGAAACTGCTGGTTACAAAGTTAAAACAGATGGTCGTTCCAACTATTGGGCTGCCCGTGCTTTGAAATCTCGTGTGTTGCTTTATGCTGCATCATGGTTAGGTAAGAATAGTATTACAACTAATACAAGTTATTCTGGAAAAGATCTTTATGCATTGGCTCAGGCTGAGGCTGAGGCTGTTATCGGCAGTGGCATTGCTTCTTTCTATAATAAATATGAAGACACATGGTCAATGAACAACGAAGATATTACCACTAATAAGGAAGCTATCTTTGGTGTTGCTTATTCTCCTGAGATTACAACAACAGTAAACTGTATTCCTTATCGTTACAAAACAGATTCAGGTGGCGATCCAATGGAATATAATTCATTGATTACCCGTACAGGATATTCTCGTGGCGGTAGTGCTATGTTGCTGATGTTTGTTTCAATGTGGAGTAATGGTGCTAGTGATTTAGGCGGAAACGGAAAAGAAGTATTTGTTCGTGTATTGTCTGATGAAAAATCTCACTATGTAACAAATACTGTTACTAAGCAATCTGTAGATATTTCTGCTACATACTCTCCTTATGGACGTGGATTTACCCGTTATTTACCATCACTTTACTTGTGGAACCTTCTGGAAGAACATCGCGCAACCGATCAGCGCACTGCAGCAACATTGCTTGATGCTTATACTATTGCTCCGGGATTGGAAGGAAGTTCTACAAAATATAAATCAATGAAGGATACAGCTATTTATTATTGCCATCTGGATGGAAATTCTGCAGAAGGAAAAGCTAAACAGGCTTGGGCAAAGAATCGTTACCGCATCCAGTTTATGAGCGGTGGTGATATTCCTGTATTTACTTCTTCTGATCCTGCTACTGCAAAACCTTCAGAAGCAGCTAAGACTACTTCTGATGTATACGGTGATGGCAGATATAATTCATATAAGATTGCTGGATGGTGTTCATATCCTGGTATTAAGAAATTCCTGGATAATGTGTACGACCCTGCTTATCCAACATGGGATATCTCAGATAGGGATGCTATTGTTATTCGTTTGGCCGAAATGTATTTAATCAAGGCTGAGTGCCAGCTTTATACAGAAAATGGAACTGCTGCTATGACAACTATCAATGCTCTTCGTCAAGTTCGTGCTATTAGTGGCAAAGACAATTCATTGAGTGGCACAGCAACCCTTGAAACTGTACTTAATGAACGTGCAATTGAACTTTGCGGTGAGCAACAGCGCTGGTTTGATTTAAAACGTACTCATACGCTGGTTGATCATGTGAAGAAGTACAATGCACAAGCTGCCGGACAGATTAAAGATTACCATTATCTTCGTCCTATTCCTCAGTCTCAGATTGATGCTGTTACTAATTTCTCTACAACATCCGGTCAGGGATTTTGGCAGAACACAGGTTATTAA
- a CDS encoding pectinesterase family protein, translating to MKNKLVLLLLAFLTFSAFKTDRVITVFMIGDSTMANKTIEGGNLERGWGHVLAGFFSEDIRVDNHAQNGRSSKSFIDEGRWEKVISQVKKGDYVFIQFGHNDEKPDSARHTDPGTTFDANLRRFVNETRAKGGIPVLFNSIVRRNFIRPQDREMNNDARKEPGKELVAVEGNTLFDTHGAYLDSPRRVAKELGVAFVDMNKITHDLVEGMGPVESKKLYMWVAPNTCPIAPKGREDNTHLNIYGARMIAGLTIDAIAKEVPGLAKYVRHYDYVVAKDGSGDFFTIQEAINAVPDFRKGARTTILVRKGVYKEKLVIPASKINVSLIGQEGAVISYDDYASKKNLFGEDKTTSGSASCYIYAPDFYAENITFENTSGPVGQAVAAFVDGDRVMFRNCRFLGFQDTLYTYGKDSRQYYEDCYIEGTVDFIFGWSTAVFNRCTINSKGDGYIAAPSTDMGKPYGYLFYDCKLTADEEVNKVYLARPWRPYAQAVYIRCEMGKHIAPEGWNNWDKKESERNSFFAEYQSKGEGASNETRVSYSHQLTSLKDYDLEKVLVGQDNWNPVKNGANQVVTVVR from the coding sequence ATGAAAAATAAACTCGTTCTTTTGCTGCTTGCTTTCTTAACTTTTTCTGCCTTTAAGACAGATCGTGTGATAACTGTTTTTATGATTGGTGACTCAACGATGGCTAATAAAACGATTGAAGGTGGAAATCTTGAGAGGGGTTGGGGGCATGTGCTTGCCGGATTCTTCAGCGAAGATATTCGGGTGGATAATCATGCACAAAACGGACGCAGTTCTAAAAGCTTTATTGACGAAGGCCGTTGGGAAAAGGTTATTAGTCAGGTGAAAAAAGGAGATTATGTTTTTATTCAGTTTGGCCATAATGACGAAAAGCCGGACTCTGCACGCCATACCGATCCGGGTACAACCTTCGATGCAAACTTACGCAGATTTGTAAACGAAACACGTGCTAAAGGAGGAATACCTGTTCTTTTTAATTCAATTGTTCGTAGAAACTTTATTCGTCCGCAAGATAGGGAGATGAATAACGATGCTCGTAAAGAACCGGGCAAAGAACTTGTTGCAGTAGAAGGAAATACACTTTTCGATACTCACGGAGCTTATCTTGATTCTCCTCGCAGAGTTGCAAAAGAACTTGGTGTAGCGTTTGTGGATATGAATAAGATAACACATGATTTGGTTGAAGGCATGGGACCTGTGGAGTCTAAAAAACTATATATGTGGGTAGCTCCTAATACTTGTCCTATTGCGCCAAAAGGTCGTGAAGATAATACTCACTTGAATATATACGGTGCCCGCATGATTGCCGGACTTACTATTGATGCTATTGCTAAAGAAGTTCCGGGATTAGCTAAATATGTACGTCATTACGACTATGTGGTTGCTAAAGACGGAAGCGGAGACTTTTTCACTATTCAAGAGGCTATTAATGCTGTTCCCGATTTCCGTAAAGGTGCCCGCACCACTATTTTAGTACGCAAAGGCGTGTATAAAGAAAAGTTGGTTATTCCTGCTTCAAAAATTAATGTTTCCTTAATTGGGCAAGAAGGTGCTGTGATTTCTTATGACGATTATGCTTCGAAGAAGAATCTGTTTGGAGAGGACAAAACTACCTCTGGTTCTGCAAGTTGTTATATCTATGCTCCCGATTTTTATGCCGAGAACATAACGTTCGAGAATACTTCCGGTCCCGTAGGACAGGCCGTTGCTGCTTTTGTTGATGGTGACAGAGTTATGTTTCGCAATTGCAGATTCCTGGGCTTTCAGGATACACTTTATACCTACGGGAAAGATAGCCGTCAATATTATGAAGATTGCTATATTGAAGGAACAGTCGATTTTATTTTCGGATGGTCAACTGCTGTCTTTAATCGTTGCACCATTAACAGCAAAGGCGATGGTTATATAGCTGCTCCTTCTACCGATATGGGCAAACCTTATGGATATCTTTTTTATGATTGCAAACTCACTGCCGATGAGGAAGTGAATAAAGTATATCTGGCTCGTCCATGGAGGCCTTATGCACAGGCTGTTTATATTCGCTGTGAAATGGGAAAGCATATTGCGCCCGAAGGATGGAACAACTGGGACAAGAAAGAATCCGAGAGAAATAGTTTCTTTGCCGAATACCAAAGCAAAGGCGAGGGTGCCAGTAATGAAACAAGGGTTTCTTATTCTCATCAGCTCACTAGCCTGAAAGACTATGATCTTGAAAAAGTACTGGTAGGGCAAGATAACTGGAATCCTGTAAAAAACGGGGCCAATCAAGTGGTAACTGTTGTACGCTGA
- a CDS encoding MraY family glycosyltransferase: MEEYKVCIIFIAMGFILSLIIESIILPKIILISRKKSLFDIPDERKQHENPVPRLGGVSFLPILLLVILIVLYIKVNVWNFQLETLGIIMMLVCGMLILYITGIKDDLSGVSYQKKFIMQFIASAFLVSSGTYINNLYGLFGIYEIPITIGIPFTMLLCVFITNSINLIDGIDGLAAGISALALIVYGYMFFISKQWSFSIICFSMLGILVPFFYYNVFSKNKIFMGDTGSLLLGFLLSFLGIRLAMNIPELSANYPSSTILTAGSVLFIPMFDAVKVMYSRLCIHRSMFCPDRRHIHHRLVDIGISQRVAMFILVSAAIIIALSNYWAAKYIDINIIFITDIITIYICNKTIAYQRYRKKVLITSLVKFPKEEFQDRKNEIE; this comes from the coding sequence ATGGAAGAGTATAAAGTTTGTATTATATTTATAGCTATGGGATTCATCCTATCGCTAATAATTGAAAGTATAATTCTACCAAAGATAATACTAATTTCAAGAAAAAAAAGCTTGTTTGATATTCCGGATGAGAGAAAACAGCATGAAAATCCTGTTCCACGTTTAGGAGGAGTTTCTTTTTTACCGATACTGCTTCTTGTTATATTAATCGTACTTTATATTAAAGTAAATGTCTGGAACTTTCAATTAGAAACATTAGGCATTATAATGATGTTAGTTTGTGGCATGTTGATTTTATATATAACAGGTATAAAAGACGATTTATCAGGAGTTAGCTACCAAAAGAAATTCATCATGCAGTTTATTGCTTCCGCATTTTTAGTTTCCAGCGGCACCTATATAAATAATTTATATGGCTTATTTGGAATATATGAAATTCCTATTACAATAGGCATTCCTTTTACCATGTTGCTATGCGTTTTTATAACTAATTCTATTAACCTAATTGATGGGATAGATGGGTTAGCTGCCGGAATCAGTGCATTAGCTTTAATTGTTTATGGATATATGTTTTTTATTAGCAAACAATGGAGTTTTTCTATTATTTGTTTTTCAATGCTTGGTATATTGGTTCCATTCTTCTATTACAATGTATTTAGTAAGAACAAAATATTTATGGGAGATACAGGATCACTTTTATTAGGTTTTTTGTTGTCTTTTCTAGGAATCAGATTAGCTATGAATATACCCGAATTATCAGCAAATTATCCTTCAAGTACTATTCTTACAGCAGGTTCAGTTCTTTTTATCCCAATGTTTGATGCCGTAAAAGTAATGTATTCCAGGCTGTGCATTCATCGAAGTATGTTTTGTCCGGATAGAAGACATATACATCACAGGTTAGTCGATATAGGTATTTCTCAACGAGTTGCTATGTTTATACTGGTATCTGCTGCTATAATTATAGCACTATCTAATTACTGGGCAGCAAAATATATAGACATAAATATTATTTTTATTACAGATATAATTACTATCTATATTTGCAATAAAACTATTGCTTATCAAAGATATAGAAAGAAAGTACTAATTACTTCTCTTGTAAAGTTCCCAAAAGAAGAATTTCAGGATCGTAAAAATGAAATCGAGTAA